A DNA window from Arcobacter sp. LA11 contains the following coding sequences:
- a CDS encoding NADPH-dependent FMN reductase: MSKIGILVASSNNNLKLGQKLVSIASEQNVETELINLVDLDLPLYNTIEEEKHGIPKSATDLAEKILSLNAFIVVAPEYNGVMPAVLNNAMSWTSRATENWRDAFNEKVVGLATHSGGGGTKVLQAMRIQFQHLGANILARELLTSYEKALNEDSARNMITQLDNLSK, from the coding sequence ATGTCAAAAATAGGAATTTTAGTCGCTAGTTCAAACAACAACTTGAAACTAGGACAAAAGCTTGTAAGCATTGCAAGTGAACAAAATGTAGAAACAGAACTTATAAATTTAGTTGATTTAGATTTACCACTTTACAATACAATAGAAGAAGAGAAACATGGTATTCCTAAAAGTGCTACAGATTTAGCCGAAAAGATTTTGTCTTTAAACGCTTTTATTGTTGTAGCTCCTGAGTACAATGGAGTTATGCCAGCAGTTTTAAACAATGCTATGTCTTGGACTTCAAGAGCAACAGAAAACTGGAGAGATGCTTTCAACGAAAAAGTTGTAGGTCTGGCAACTCATAGTGGTGGTGGAGGTACAAAAGTACTTCAAGCTATGAGGATACAGTTTCAACATTTAGGAGCAAATATTTTAGCTAGAGAACTTTTAACATCTTATGAAAAAGCGTTAAACGAAGATAGTGCTAGAAATATGATAACTCAGTTAGATAATTTATCTAAATAA
- a CDS encoding NADH-quinone oxidoreductase subunit C, translating into MRKYTPKNDVQAKSYFNDRFFVAPETPKRDSSEDEIYAKDIEQLRDKFEILNDYIEVEELVIYINPEDNINVITFLRDALNYEQLMELSAIDYIADRGGFEIFYEMLSLSKRKRLRIKTFIRQKQPIESVYNVFRMASWAEREMYDMYGVKILNHPNMKRIIMPDDWYDHPLRKTYPLTGDEAANWYEVDKIFGKEYRDVIGPEIRDCANVDRYDTERFSRLGHEVPKGVDITDGKEPEHTPLAYQEEGGIPIIKKLHEDDSVTIKERR; encoded by the coding sequence ATGAGAAAATATACGCCTAAAAATGATGTACAAGCAAAATCATATTTCAATGATAGATTTTTTGTAGCGCCAGAAACTCCAAAAAGAGACTCTAGTGAAGATGAAATCTATGCAAAAGATATTGAACAATTAAGAGATAAGTTTGAAATTTTAAATGATTATATTGAAGTAGAAGAATTAGTAATTTATATAAATCCAGAAGATAATATTAATGTAATAACATTTTTAAGAGATGCTTTAAACTATGAACAACTAATGGAACTTTCGGCGATTGATTATATAGCTGATCGTGGTGGCTTTGAGATTTTTTATGAAATGTTATCTTTAAGTAAAAGAAAAAGACTTAGAATCAAAACTTTTATTAGACAAAAACAACCTATAGAATCAGTTTATAATGTATTTAGAATGGCTTCTTGGGCTGAGAGAGAAATGTATGATATGTATGGTGTTAAAATACTAAATCATCCAAATATGAAAAGAATTATTATGCCAGATGATTGGTATGACCATCCATTACGAAAAACATATCCTTTAACAGGTGATGAGGCTGCAAACTGGTATGAAGTAGATAAAATTTTTGGAAAAGAGTACAGAGATGTAATTGGTCCAGAAATTAGAGATTGTGCAAATGTTGATAGATATGATACTGAACGATTCTCTAGACTTGGGCATGAAGTACCAAAAGGTGTTGATATCACTGATGGTAAAGAACCAGAGCATACTCCTCTTGCTTATCAAGAAGAGGGTGGAATCCCAATTATTAAAAAGCTTCATGAAGATGATTCTGTAACTATAAAAGAGAGAAGGTAA
- a CDS encoding AEC family transporter, translated as MEHIFTALIPIFLLILIGYYFKRIKFPSNDFWASADKLTYFVLMPSLLIYKLSTANLENIEAFDFVLTGILGIFAILIITLLINFKTKTTGAPFSSVVQGTVRFNTYVFLALIASMFGDEGIALAALLITFAIPLINVICITIFAIYVNDQKATFSGMIKSIVTNPLIVACVIGGSINYIDFTIPVIALNVLKILSASALPMGLLSVGFSLDLKSIKEAKSELVISSILKLLIKPICMYGIGIYFGLDTLFLSIVVVFAAMPTAPSAFVLARQLGGDIKLMASIITLQTIVSIFTISLILGFIVS; from the coding sequence ATGGAACATATTTTTACAGCCCTTATACCAATTTTCTTACTTATATTAATAGGATACTATTTTAAAAGAATAAAGTTTCCTTCAAATGACTTTTGGGCTAGTGCGGATAAATTGACATATTTTGTTCTTATGCCTTCTTTACTTATATATAAACTTTCAACTGCAAACCTTGAAAACATAGAAGCTTTTGATTTTGTTTTAACAGGTATCTTAGGTATCTTTGCGATACTAATAATAACTTTACTAATAAACTTTAAAACAAAAACTACTGGTGCTCCTTTTAGCTCTGTAGTACAAGGAACAGTTAGGTTCAACACTTATGTTTTCTTAGCTTTAATCGCTTCAATGTTTGGTGATGAAGGTATTGCTTTAGCTGCTCTTCTTATCACTTTTGCGATTCCTTTGATAAATGTGATTTGTATTACTATCTTTGCAATTTATGTAAATGACCAAAAAGCAACTTTTAGTGGGATGATAAAGTCAATTGTGACAAATCCTTTAATAGTTGCTTGTGTGATTGGTGGGAGTATAAATTATATTGATTTTACTATTCCTGTTATTGCTTTAAATGTTTTAAAAATATTAAGTGCTTCTGCTTTACCTATGGGACTATTGTCTGTTGGTTTTTCATTAGATTTAAAATCTATAAAAGAAGCAAAATCAGAGTTGGTGATTTCATCTATTTTAAAACTTTTGATAAAGCCTATTTGTATGTATGGTATTGGTATTTATTTTGGTTTAGATACTTTGTTTTTGAGTATTGTAGTTGTTTTTGCAGCGATGCCAACTGCACCTTCTGCTTTTGTACTAGCAAGACAATTAGGTGGAGATATAAAACTTATGGCTTCGATTATCACACTTCAAACAATAGTTTCAATTTTTACTATTTCTTTGATTTTAGGATTTATCGTTTCTTAG
- a CDS encoding virulence RhuM family protein translates to MDKQISINTPQKFSNFVIFKIDDAKVNINVFFHDETLWLTQKQIAELFDKGRSTITEHIKKIFDDEELDEKVVCRKFRHTTEHGAIEGKTQTKEVQYYNLKVITAVGYKVNSHRAIEFRKWASEILHEYIIKGFTMDDERLKHLQHFGIDYFEEQLERIREIRLSERRFYQKITDIYALSADYDKNDDLTKQFYSTVQNKLHWAICGKTAAEIIYSEADATKIYMGLKTWKNAPDGKILKSDVSTAKNYLDSEHIKQLEKIVSAYLDLADNRANRGIVMNMKDWIEFLDKFLDLSMYPILLDNGKVSALQAKLKAESEYEKYRVIQDKKYLSDFDLLLNQIEGK, encoded by the coding sequence ATGGATAAACAAATCTCAATAAATACTCCTCAAAAGTTTTCAAACTTTGTGATATTTAAAATAGATGATGCAAAAGTAAATATCAATGTGTTTTTCCATGATGAAACTTTGTGGTTGACTCAAAAGCAAATTGCAGAGCTTTTTGATAAGGGTAGAAGTACTATCACTGAGCATATTAAAAAGATATTTGATGATGAAGAATTAGATGAAAAAGTGGTATGTCGGAAATTCCGACATACCACAGAACATGGTGCAATAGAGGGAAAAACTCAAACTAAAGAAGTTCAATACTACAATCTAAAAGTAATCACAGCCGTAGGCTATAAAGTAAACTCTCATAGAGCTATAGAGTTTAGAAAATGGGCAAGTGAGATTTTACATGAGTATATCATCAAAGGTTTTACTATGGATGATGAAAGATTAAAACATCTTCAACATTTTGGTATAGATTACTTTGAAGAGCAACTAGAGCGTATAAGAGAAATAAGACTTAGTGAGAGACGGTTTTATCAAAAGATTACAGATATATATGCTTTAAGTGCTGATTATGATAAAAATGATGATCTAACAAAACAGTTTTATTCTACTGTTCAGAATAAACTTCATTGGGCAATATGTGGGAAAACAGCTGCTGAGATAATATATAGTGAAGCTGATGCTACTAAAATATATATGGGGCTTAAAACTTGGAAAAATGCGCCAGATGGAAAGATACTTAAATCAGATGTAAGTACAGCAAAAAATTATCTTGATAGTGAACATATAAAACAGTTAGAAAAAATAGTATCAGCATATCTTGATCTTGCAGATAATAGAGCGAATCGTGGAATCGTAATGAATATGAAAGACTGGATAGAGTTTTTAGATAAGTTCTTGGATTTATCAATGTATCCTATACTTTTAGATAATGGTAAAGTATCTGCTCTTCAAGCTAAACTAAAAGCAGAATCAGAATATGAAAAGTATAGAGTGATACAAGATAAAAAATATTTATCTGATTTTGATTTACTGCTTAATCAAATTGAGGGAAAATGA
- a CDS encoding ATP-binding protein encodes MNEIIDFVNAKTVQKSAFFKQLKCSKEEAIILQYITKEYILGRDTLVVIDILGEFYDIKKFEHLENIKLIKSLLEFGWLVQNSFDHIKLSDMSQLELLNSAVTLSPAYLKLLEKGSLEFVLPEIKKYEDHLEYLQDQFFKIDLAQQLNLVKRNFDENSPNINRLKSKLTLLENRIKDRVKETANDIMLEDFFKSNTLDEQEQMLFLALLKEEYSGGDGTIRDMNSLIDLVSSDDYEKIKYRSLLEEGSNLVSNGLVDYDEVLTPFGGINRNFYIPDDILYKISHPTKKKTRSRKIKLDSLIKEQDVFELVSTTKSLDDVVLNDKTRETLNALLKQMDKNVFNRLKQWGLKDKKRGIEARIIFYGFAGTGKTLTSLALAKSLKKQVLSFDCSKILSMYVGESEKNVRAIFDKYYDLRDKSKSEPILLLNEADQFLSSRTTSSSSGSEKMHNQMQNIFLEQIERFDGILIATTNLLESLDKAFSRRFNYKIEFKKPTLEQRVELWEKLLPEALPLEKDFDLEKLASNELTGGQIEMIIKNTAFKIALDEDPVFTIKSFEEQIEKELKGNFDSENKVGFF; translated from the coding sequence ATGAATGAAATAATAGACTTTGTAAATGCAAAAACAGTACAAAAATCTGCTTTTTTTAAGCAACTGAAATGTTCAAAAGAAGAAGCGATAATCTTACAATATATCACAAAAGAGTATATCTTAGGACGAGATACTTTAGTTGTGATTGATATTTTAGGTGAGTTTTATGATATTAAAAAATTTGAACATTTAGAAAATATAAAACTTATCAAATCTTTACTAGAATTTGGCTGGTTGGTACAAAATAGTTTTGACCATATAAAACTTAGTGATATGTCACAACTTGAACTTTTAAACTCAGCGGTGACTTTATCTCCTGCATATTTAAAACTTTTAGAAAAAGGCTCTTTGGAGTTTGTTTTACCTGAGATAAAAAAGTATGAAGATCATCTTGAGTACCTTCAAGACCAATTTTTTAAAATAGATTTAGCTCAACAGTTAAATCTAGTAAAAAGAAATTTTGATGAAAACTCACCAAATATCAATAGATTAAAATCAAAATTAACTCTTCTTGAAAATAGAATCAAAGATAGAGTTAAAGAGACTGCAAATGATATCATGCTTGAAGACTTTTTCAAAAGCAATACTTTAGATGAACAAGAGCAGATGTTGTTTTTAGCACTTTTAAAAGAAGAGTATTCAGGTGGAGATGGAACAATTAGAGATATGAATTCTTTGATTGATTTGGTTTCTTCTGATGATTATGAAAAGATAAAATATAGAAGTTTACTTGAAGAGGGCTCAAATTTAGTATCAAATGGACTTGTGGATTATGATGAGGTTTTAACGCCATTTGGTGGGATAAATAGAAACTTTTATATTCCAGATGATATTCTTTATAAAATCTCACACCCTACAAAAAAGAAGACTAGAAGTAGAAAAATAAAACTAGACTCTTTGATAAAAGAACAAGATGTTTTTGAACTTGTTTCTACTACAAAGTCTTTAGATGATGTAGTTTTAAATGATAAAACAAGAGAGACCTTAAATGCTCTTTTAAAACAGATGGATAAAAATGTTTTCAATCGTTTAAAACAGTGGGGATTAAAAGATAAAAAAAGAGGAATTGAAGCTAGGATTATATTTTATGGCTTTGCTGGAACTGGTAAAACATTGACTTCGTTAGCTCTTGCAAAATCTCTTAAAAAACAGGTTCTTAGTTTTGATTGTTCAAAAATTCTTTCTATGTATGTAGGTGAGAGTGAAAAAAATGTTAGAGCAATTTTTGATAAGTATTATGATTTACGAGATAAAAGTAAATCAGAGCCTATTTTACTTTTAAATGAGGCTGATCAGTTTTTAAGTTCAAGAACAACATCAAGTTCAAGTGGAAGTGAAAAAATGCATAATCAAATGCAAAATATTTTCTTAGAACAAATTGAAAGATTTGATGGAATATTAATTGCAACTACAAATCTTTTAGAATCCTTAGATAAAGCATTTTCTAGAAGATTTAATTATAAAATCGAGTTTAAAAAACCAACTTTAGAACAAAGAGTTGAACTATGGGAAAAACTTCTTCCTGAAGCTTTACCTTTAGAAAAAGATTTCGATTTAGAAAAACTTGCTAGTAATGAATTAACGGGTGGACAGATTGAAATGATTATCAAAAACACTGCATTTAAAATTGCACTTGATGAAGATCCTGTTTTTACTATAAAATCTTTTGAAGAGCAAATTGAAAAAGAGTTAAAAGGCAATTTTGACTCTGAAAATAAAGTGGGATTTTTTTAA
- a CDS encoding NAD(P)H-quinone oxidoreductase subunit 3: MTHMEFSHPYFGAFVMFILTFGAFIATVFLARFVSRKLARLDTEKLKATLYECGPEVTKQPNSVSVQFYLMALLFILFDIEIIFMFPWAVDFKVLGWFGFVEMILFILLLTIGFIYAWKKGALEWHSIK; the protein is encoded by the coding sequence ATGACACATATGGAGTTCTCTCATCCGTACTTTGGTGCCTTTGTTATGTTTATATTAACTTTTGGTGCTTTTATCGCTACAGTTTTCCTCGCCCGTTTTGTTAGTAGAAAATTAGCCCGACTTGATACTGAAAAGTTAAAAGCTACGCTATACGAATGTGGACCAGAGGTTACAAAGCAGCCAAATAGTGTATCCGTACAATTCTATTTAATGGCACTACTTTTTATTTTATTTGATATAGAAATTATATTTATGTTTCCATGGGCAGTTGACTTTAAAGTCCTAGGTTGGTTTGGATTTGTAGAGATGATTTTATTCATTCTTTTACTGACAATTGGATTTATTTACGCATGGAAAAAAGGAGCTCTTGAATGGCACAGCATAAAGTAA
- a CDS encoding HNH endonuclease has translation MQKNVIDENNIEEEYEKLDLGSFMKIHEKYLEALKSFDDYITVSQWAEKVGELYPDVLEKANQEAQNQKNDTTGLREIAARISSRLSTGGFDSFIKIDNSERPRRVKYITEEESKEELEEELEDVNINLTKKEAEKNMNSSDKYRLNEFYKIRDEFKEFYNIHFEVDHAKALKNKKNRGVHHPDNFQLLTKYHNGQKSNNNWKRFSIDEQVEYINKTIELQIIISSRIDIKIDEVILNSLLDRLKQVYN, from the coding sequence ATGCAAAAAAACGTAATCGATGAAAATAATATTGAAGAAGAATATGAAAAGTTGGATTTAGGGAGTTTTATGAAAATACATGAAAAATATTTAGAAGCATTAAAAAGTTTTGATGATTATATAACTGTTTCACAATGGGCGGAAAAGGTTGGAGAACTTTATCCTGATGTTTTAGAAAAAGCTAACCAAGAAGCTCAGAATCAAAAGAATGATACAACGGGCTTAAGAGAAATAGCAGCTCGTATTAGTTCTAGGCTTTCAACTGGTGGCTTTGATAGTTTTATAAAGATAGATAATAGTGAACGTCCTCGCCGTGTAAAATATATAACAGAAGAAGAATCAAAAGAAGAGTTAGAAGAAGAGTTAGAAGATGTAAACATAAATCTTACAAAAAAAGAAGCTGAAAAAAACATGAATTCTTCTGATAAGTATAGACTTAATGAATTTTATAAAATAAGAGATGAGTTTAAAGAGTTTTACAATATTCATTTTGAAGTTGATCATGCAAAAGCTTTAAAAAACAAAAAGAATAGAGGGGTTCATCATCCAGATAACTTTCAACTTTTAACAAAGTACCATAATGGACAAAAGTCAAATAATAACTGGAAAAGATTTTCTATAGATGAACAAGTTGAGTATATTAATAAGACTATAGAGTTACAAATTATTATTTCAAGTAGAATTGATATTAAGATTGATGAAGTGATATTAAACTCTTTACTCGATAGGCTAAAACAAGTTTATAATTAA
- a CDS encoding NADH-quinone oxidoreductase subunit B family protein has protein sequence MAQHKVNYLQDGGAPIALTTVDKLVNWGRSNSLWPLTYGLACCAIEMMATGASRYDFDRFGTIFRASPRQADVIVVAGTLTKKHAEFMRRLYDQMPDPKWVISMGSCANTGGMFNTYATVQGVDRVVPVDIYLPGCAPRPETLQYALMMLQKKIRRESIFRSIKKKRLV, from the coding sequence ATGGCACAGCATAAAGTAAATTATTTACAAGATGGTGGGGCGCCAATTGCTCTTACTACTGTTGATAAATTAGTAAACTGGGGAAGGTCTAACTCTTTATGGCCTTTAACTTATGGATTAGCCTGTTGTGCTATTGAGATGATGGCAACAGGTGCTTCAAGATATGACTTCGATAGATTTGGAACTATTTTTAGAGCATCTCCAAGACAAGCAGATGTAATTGTAGTTGCTGGAACATTAACTAAAAAACATGCAGAATTTATGAGAAGATTATATGACCAAATGCCTGACCCAAAATGGGTTATTTCGATGGGGTCATGTGCAAATACTGGTGGAATGTTTAATACATATGCCACGGTTCAAGGGGTGGATAGAGTTGTTCCTGTTGATATTTATCTTCCAGGATGTGCTCCAAGACCTGAAACTCTCCAATATGCACTTATGATGCTTCAAAAGAAAATCAGAAGAGAATCTATCTTTAGATCAATCAAGAAAAAAAGGTTAGTGTAA
- a CDS encoding tetratricopeptide repeat protein codes for MKYILFIFSIFLFFTGCQNNDVEIPNLKTYNSFDKFNYTKEDITFFEKEFENILSIENVEILKQYEQFYSKNSNYFLNGKQKVQTLKQKIEKLKKDKDSNSDLYLLQKAKKIIKEDKKETIKIYKQLAKRGNIKAQRELVEIYKINNPSIALKWLEKLVESNDIASMKEYASANIYMVRPVIVQDLKKALETYEKLAEFGELSSIMRLGNIYEYGYHKEVAPKDKEKSLEYYELAASKNYEIAQKKLYEIYSCKKCKPDRYNPEKAKVLQKILVKYLDKKIIEELDKKEEKITLKIKPKAIEKKEVEIKKVVEKPKTEEISKKKIETKETVEAPKVEEAKKETTIITKQEKSKKEIVKCYDMEVASEMITDDCKNKIQTILQKKKYISRITILPVIDKSDIAYFEKEDSKKSLLESLAKNRVLEIEKYLKENIENTPDIKKYDYHVISKKKNKGVILKFY; via the coding sequence ATGAAATATATATTATTTATTTTTTCTATTTTTCTATTCTTTACAGGATGTCAAAATAACGATGTTGAGATTCCTAACTTGAAAACATACAATAGTTTTGATAAATTTAACTATACAAAAGAAGATATCACATTTTTTGAAAAAGAGTTTGAAAATATTTTAAGCATAGAAAATGTTGAAATTTTAAAACAATACGAGCAATTCTACAGTAAAAATTCAAACTATTTTTTAAATGGAAAACAAAAAGTACAAACTTTAAAACAAAAGATAGAAAAACTAAAAAAAGACAAAGATTCTAACTCTGATTTATACCTTCTTCAAAAAGCTAAAAAGATTATAAAAGAGGACAAAAAAGAAACTATTAAAATATATAAACAATTAGCAAAAAGAGGGAATATCAAAGCACAAAGAGAACTTGTAGAAATTTATAAAATCAATAATCCCTCTATAGCTCTAAAGTGGTTAGAAAAATTAGTTGAAAGTAATGATATAGCAAGTATGAAAGAATACGCAAGTGCAAATATTTATATGGTTAGACCTGTCATTGTTCAGGACTTAAAAAAAGCACTAGAGACATATGAAAAACTTGCAGAATTTGGCGAACTATCAAGTATCATGAGACTTGGCAATATATATGAATATGGATATCATAAAGAAGTAGCCCCTAAAGATAAAGAAAAATCTTTAGAATATTATGAATTAGCTGCTTCAAAAAACTACGAAATAGCACAAAAAAAACTATATGAAATATACTCTTGTAAAAAATGTAAACCAGATAGATACAATCCAGAAAAAGCAAAAGTATTGCAAAAAATCCTAGTTAAATATTTAGACAAAAAGATAATTGAAGAACTAGACAAAAAAGAAGAAAAAATCACATTAAAAATAAAACCAAAAGCTATAGAAAAAAAAGAAGTTGAGATTAAAAAAGTTGTTGAAAAACCAAAAACAGAAGAAATAAGTAAGAAAAAAATTGAAACTAAAGAGACTGTAGAAGCTCCTAAAGTAGAGGAAGCTAAAAAAGAAACAACAATAATTACTAAACAAGAAAAAAGTAAAAAAGAAATAGTCAAATGCTACGATATGGAAGTTGCAAGTGAAATGATCACTGATGATTGTAAAAACAAAATTCAGACTATATTGCAAAAGAAAAAATACATCTCAAGAATCACGATACTTCCTGTGATAGATAAAAGTGATATAGCTTATTTTGAAAAAGAAGACTCAAAAAAGTCGCTTCTAGAGTCACTTGCTAAAAATAGAGTTCTTGAGATAGAAAAATATCTAAAAGAAAATATAGAAAATACTCCTGATATAAAAAAATATGACTATCACGTGATATCTAAGAAGAAAAACAAAGGAGTGATTTTAAAATTTTACTAA